In Streptomyces sp. TLI_146, the genomic stretch AAGGAGTTCAGCGGGGACGTGCGCCGGGCGTACGAGATCGCCGAACTCGCCCCGGAGCTCGACCTGTTGATCGGCGCCGACGACGTACTCCTCGAACTCGCCCTCGCGGGCGCGGTCGGCTGGGTCGCCGGGTACCCCAACGCGCTGCCCGCCGCCTCGGCCACCCTCTACCGCGCCGCCGTCGCCGGGGACCTGGAGACCGCCCTGCCGCTCTACAGGTCACTGCATCCGCTGCTGCGCTGGGACTCGAAGACCGAGTTCGTGCAGGCCATCAAACTGTCCATGGACATCGCCGGACGGCCCGGCGGCCCGGTCCGGCCGCCGCGCGCCCGGCTCCTGGGGGACCAGGAGTCCGCCGTCCGCGCGGCCACCGAGAAGGCACTCGCGGAAGGGCTCCGCTGACCATGCGCACACGTCACGTCTACCACGCGGTCGACTCGCACACCGAGGGCATGCCCACCCGGGTGATCACCGGCGGAGTCGGTGTCATCCCGGGCGCGACCATGGCCGAGAAGCGGCTCCACTTCCTCGACCACCTCGAACACCTCCGCACGCTGCTGATGTACGAGCCGCGCGGCCACGCCTCCATGAGCGGCGCGATCCTCCAGCCGCCCACCCGCCCCGACGCCGACTACGGCGTCCTGTACATCGAGGTCTCCGGACTGCTGCCGATGTGCGGCCACGGGACGATCGGCGTGGCCACCGTGCTGGTGGAGACCGGCATGGTGGCGGTGACCGAACCGGTCACCACGGTCCGCCTCGACACCCCCGCCGGGCTGGTGAGCGTCGACGTCCAGGTGGCGGACGGCGAGGCGAAGTCCGTCACGCTCACCAACGTGCCGTCCTTCTGCCTCGGGCTCGACCGCAAGGTGGAGGTGCCCGGCCACGGCACGGTCACCTACGACATCGCGTACGGCGGGAACTTCTACGCCTTCGTCCACCTCGACGACCTCGGGCTGCCCTTCGACCGGGCGCGCAAGGACGACCTGCTCGCCGCCGGGCTCGCGATCATGGACGCCATCAACGCCACCGACCGGCCGGTGCACCCGGAGAACCCCGAGATCGGCGGCGTCAAGCACGTCTACCTGGCCGCGCCCGGCTCGGACGCGGTCCGCTCCCGGCACGCCATGGCGATCCACCCGGGCTGGTTCGACCGCTCCCCGTGCGGCACCGGCACCTCCGCCCGGATGGCGCAGCTGCACGCCCGGGGCGAACTCCCGCTCCACCGCGACTTCGTCAACGAGTCTTTCATCGGTACGGAGTTCACCGGCAGGCTCATCGAGGAGACCGCGGTCGGCGGCCACGTGGCGGTGGTGCCGACGGTGACCGGACGCGCCTGGATCACCGGGACGGCCCAGTACTTCCTGGACCCGTCCGACCCCTTCCCGGCGGGCTTCCTGCTGTGAGCGAACCCGGCATGGATCTCGCCCTGGTCGGCGCCGAGGAGATCGCCCGCCTGCTCACGCCCGCCGCGGCCGCCGAGGCGGTGGCGGGCGTGCTGCGCGACGGGTTCGACCCCGAGTCGGACCCGCCG encodes the following:
- a CDS encoding proline racemase family protein, producing MRTRHVYHAVDSHTEGMPTRVITGGVGVIPGATMAEKRLHFLDHLEHLRTLLMYEPRGHASMSGAILQPPTRPDADYGVLYIEVSGLLPMCGHGTIGVATVLVETGMVAVTEPVTTVRLDTPAGLVSVDVQVADGEAKSVTLTNVPSFCLGLDRKVEVPGHGTVTYDIAYGGNFYAFVHLDDLGLPFDRARKDDLLAAGLAIMDAINATDRPVHPENPEIGGVKHVYLAAPGSDAVRSRHAMAIHPGWFDRSPCGTGTSARMAQLHARGELPLHRDFVNESFIGTEFTGRLIEETAVGGHVAVVPTVTGRAWITGTAQYFLDPSDPFPAGFLL